Genomic segment of Lentisphaera araneosa HTCC2155:
CCCCCTTGAGGCACATTCTAAAACCTTCTACAGCGAGCTCATCATAATCTTTTGCCATGATCGCAAAAGCTCGATTGGTCAGATAAATTTGCCATTCACTTTTCGCAATTGTTTCAATTTCGGGAAGGCGAATTGAGTTTAAGTAATCTTCATCAAAAGCTTTTTGATCACGCTTAACTTGACGTTTGCCTTGGTCAATAAAATCTAAAACCTCATGTTTAGTGACCACGCTCAAAAAAGCTCGAAAGCTCTTTTGTTCATCGTACGTCATTGTCGGAAGCTTTTTCCATAAGTTCATCATAATGCGCTGAACGATGTCATCTGCATCAGCGGCATTGATATTCATGCGTCGGATAATGGCATAGATATAGCGTTTATAGACTTCAGAAAACTCAGCCCACGCATCATCATTATATTGATCTTTGATACGCAAAAGAAGTGTTTTTCTGGTTTTGTAAATATCGCTCATATAAATCTACCCATAATTCTTATAAAAAATAATACATGGTTTATGGACTTCACTTAACTAAAAAATGTGAATAATTAAAATTTTTCTTAGATTAATTGAGAAAAAGCAGGAAGTCGTTCGGTATTATAATTAATTGATAAGAATTATAAGGCTAGCCATGACCATGAAAACCAAATTATTAAAGATCATACTGCTCTCTTCTCTTGCATTTGTAAGCTACGCCGTAGAGCAAGGTTCATTTGAAGAGAAATCCAATCGTTATAGTTGGGCATGCTCACCCATCGAAGGTTTACCTAATGTACTTCTCGTCGGTGATTCTATCTCTATTGGGTATACACTTCAGGTTCGCCAGTACTTAAAGGGCAAAGCCAACCTCTACCGACCGATGACTGATGATGGCGGTCCACAAAATGGTGGTGATGCGGGTGGTGGTAAACGCAGCCTGAAAAAATGGCTCGGCGATACAAAGTGGGATGTGATTCATTTTAACTGGGGGCTTCATGACCTTAAACGAATGGGTCGAGAAAATGGTAAAAGCGTCAGCCGTGCAGACATTTCACCACGTGTTTCCATCGAACAATACAAACAAGATTTACAAGACTGTATTGATATTATGAATGCTAGTGGAGCTAAGCTAATCTTTGGCAATACCACTGCTTATCCTGCAGGAGTTCAGCCCGTACGCTTACCCGAAGACGCCATCAAGTACAATGCGGCTGCCGCAGAAGTCATGCAAAAGAACGCTATTCCTATAAACGACCTCTATGCCCTCACACATAATCGTTTGGCAGAACTTCAAAGCCCCAAAAATGTTCATTTTACTGAGTTAGGTTCTGCAGTTATAGGCAAGCAAGTGGCCTCTGTTATTTCTAAGCACTTGGGAATAGAAATCACTCTCCCCCTCTATAACACGGCAAAAGAAGCCCTCGATGCAGGTGATAAATTTAAAAAAGAAGAGGAATTTGAGGAAGCTATTGAGGCTTACAAATTCTCTGCCTCACTCGCCCTGAGTCGCGCGGGCAAATTTAGACCACTCAAATACATTTCTGATTTAAGCTACAAAATGCAAGTGTGGGAAGATAATTACGAAGCGAACCAGGCTATTATTGCTTTACCAAGAGCCTCAAATCGAGATCGCGCTATTGCCTATTTACACGAAGCTAAAATGAATGATCAGTTAAATAAACCCGAAAAGACGAAAGCCTCGCTCAATAAACTTAAAGAAATCGAGAAGGATATCCCGCCCTATTTAAAAAATTTATACCTCACATTAAAACAATGCTTAGTTACAAGCATATAAATAGACCTACAGGCTTATTATAAAGTTAATTCATCGTTTAGATGACCATGCAAATAATTTATTTGAACCTTTTTTTTTTAAATGATCAAACAGAATCAAAAGTCGCTAAACAATTCTGTTTGTCTTTAATAAGCTTAAAATAAGGATTAGTACATGACTAAAAAAATACATAATAGCTTTACACTTATTGAACTGCTAGTGGTTATTGCCATTATCGGAATATTAGCAAGCCTGCTACTCCCCTCTTTAAGTAAAGCCAGAAAAACGTCTCTCTCTGCAGTTTGTAACAAGCAGATGAGACAAATTATCATCGCTGAACACATGTACACCTCAGATAACAATGGTGAGTTCGTCTATGTCAGGGATGACAGCGGAACAGGCGTGTGGGATATGTATTTAGCCCAAAATTATATGAATGCCCCCATAAGTGATGCTGTACGCAAACCTGTAAATATCAATATTACTGAAACAAGTCACCCTGCTATTTATAATGCTATGAAAAAAATCATTCTCTGCCCCAATGACACAAAATGGAAAAGCAGTATTGCCGGAACTTTGCGCAGGACCTACGCGAAAAGTATGAGAACTTCTGGTGTTAATACCATTTACGACAATTTAAATATTACAAGTATTGAGAGACCCTCAGAAATATTTCAGTTTATTGAACAACAATACAGCACTAATATCTTAGCAAAAGTTAGTCATGCCGGCTATCTCGATGCTGCACGCTGGCAACTCATGGCAAACGCTCTCCCCAAACTCACTTTTCACAAAAGTTCTCACTATAACTACGCCTTTGTCGACGGGTCAGTACGACTCAAGGAAGCTTTCACCGCCGCCGCCGGTGATCACTGGCGCCCCTAACTTTAGCTTTATTATGAAATTCACTCACATTGCTCTAGTCAGTGCTATTTCTTTGTCAGTACTTAGTGCTTAAGAGAAGCGTACACCACTGAGTTCGATAAATTAGTTAGCCAAGATCTGGGCCCCCTATATTCGAGAGCTCAAATCACTCATAACGATAATATCTACACACTAAAATCGAGGAACTAGCAAAGGAAAAACTGTTCTTAGAGTACTCATCCAACCCGAGGGTGGCAACAATACCGAAGGGACTCTACGACTCACAAAAATTAATAAAAAAATTACTATTTAAAGGAAGTATGTTAATGAATTTATTTAAAAAGCTTACGCTATTCATCCTCTGTACATCAGCATTTTCATTAAGTGCAGAAATTACTGTTTCCAAAATATTTTCCAGTGACATGATGCTGCAAAGAGATAAGGCCGTCACAGTTTGGGGTACTGCCGATAGTGGTGAAAAAATCAGTGTGAAAATTGCTGGTCAAAAACATGAGACTCAGGTAAGTTCTGGCAAGTGGAGTCTAAAACTCGAACCACTCAAAGTTAGCGGGCCGCACAAAATGCTTATTGAGGGTAGCAATAAAATCGAATTCGATAATATCCTAGTGGGAGATATATGGCTCTGCGGTGGTCAATCGAATATGGATTATGATATCCGTTCCTACGTAAACTGGGGAAGAAAACCCCATAAGGAGTACACTTCCATCGTTAATAACTTTGCCTCATACGATCAAATTCGTCTAGCAAAAATGAACAAAATTTCGACTCTTCCCAATCAATACGACGTCCCCTTTGTCGAAGATAAAACCTTCAAAGGAAAGTGGATGAAAGCGAGTGATAATAAGGAGCTTATCTTAGGTAGTTCTGCCGTGGGCTTCGTCTTTGCAAAAAAACTTCAGGCAGATCTAAAAATCCCTATTGGTCTCATCGATGCTAATAAAGGGGGAAGCTTTATCAAATTTTGGGAACCACCCCACGCCCTGAAAGCTCGTGGTGAATCACGTCCTGCACGCAACATGTTTAATTCTATGCTTGGCTCATATGCCCATGGCTTCCCAATAAAAGGCTTTATTTGGTACCAAGGCGAGAGTGATGCCATCAACCTTCAAAAAGCTCAAGAATATGAAAAAACTTTTAAAACCATGATAGAAGGCTGGCGACATGAATTTAAAGACCCAGAAATGCCTTTCCTCTTTGTTCAACTCGCTAGTTTTGAACGAAACCCTTATATGCATGGGATCACTTACCCCGTTTTGCGAGATGCGCAAACGGCTGCACTTGAACTCGATAATACGGGCATGGCCGTGGCCATTGATTTAGGGATGATTCACGATATTCACCCTCCGCAAAAAATTGAAGTCAGTGAACGACTTTTTCTCGCCGCTAAAAAAGTCGCCTATAATAAAGACATCGAATTCAGTGGTCCCCTTTACAAGAGCCATGAAATCAAAGGCAATAAATTCAACGTCAGTTTTGCGCACAGCGCAAAAGGCCTCAAAGCCAAAAGCATTGAACTCAACGGCACTCAACTGAGTGCGGATAAAGTCCAAGGTTTTGAACTCGCAGGGCAAAACCAAGTTTTTCACCCTGCAGAAGCTAAAATCAAGGGAGATAAGGTAGAAGTCACTTGTGCTCAAGTCAAAAAGCCCATTGCTCTTCGTTATGCCTACAAGGGCTTTCCCTATGCCAATCTTTATAACTCAGTAGATTTGCCCTGCTCCCCCTTCCGTACCGATTCCTTTGAAATCAAATTCAATCCGAATGATGCCAAAGTCTATGCTCGCAACCTCTTTCTCTCACCCAAGCTACGCAAAATAAAAATGACTTTGGCACAAAAACGTCAGCTTGTGATAATCCACGATAAACACCTCAATCCAGAAATGGAGAAAAAACGGCAATTGCTTTGGAAAACTCGAATAAATGCCATGAAAAAATATGGTTCTAGTTCGCAAGAAATGATAAAAGCTATTGCCAATTATGATAATTTTTTAAACCCTTTGATAAAAGCTATTGATTCTGAAGTCGTGAATCAGGGCATTTTCAAAGATCAAATATAAAGAGGTCCAATTATGTTAAAAATATCTTTAGTTATAACAATTTTATTGTCCTATTCCAACTTGATGGCAGACCTCAAAGTTCACCAGCTCTTTAGTAAAGGAGCCGTTCTGCAGAGAAACCAAGAAGTACCTGTGTGGGGCTGGGCCAAGCCAGGAGACCAGATTACGATTTCTTTTGCTAGTCAGAAAGAAAGTACGCAAACAG
This window contains:
- a CDS encoding sialate O-acetylesterase produces the protein MNLFKKLTLFILCTSAFSLSAEITVSKIFSSDMMLQRDKAVTVWGTADSGEKISVKIAGQKHETQVSSGKWSLKLEPLKVSGPHKMLIEGSNKIEFDNILVGDIWLCGGQSNMDYDIRSYVNWGRKPHKEYTSIVNNFASYDQIRLAKMNKISTLPNQYDVPFVEDKTFKGKWMKASDNKELILGSSAVGFVFAKKLQADLKIPIGLIDANKGGSFIKFWEPPHALKARGESRPARNMFNSMLGSYAHGFPIKGFIWYQGESDAINLQKAQEYEKTFKTMIEGWRHEFKDPEMPFLFVQLASFERNPYMHGITYPVLRDAQTAALELDNTGMAVAIDLGMIHDIHPPQKIEVSERLFLAAKKVAYNKDIEFSGPLYKSHEIKGNKFNVSFAHSAKGLKAKSIELNGTQLSADKVQGFELAGQNQVFHPAEAKIKGDKVEVTCAQVKKPIALRYAYKGFPYANLYNSVDLPCSPFRTDSFEIKFNPNDAKVYARNLFLSPKLRKIKMTLAQKRQLVIIHDKHLNPEMEKKRQLLWKTRINAMKKYGSSSQEMIKAIANYDNFLNPLIKAIDSEVVNQGIFKDQI
- a CDS encoding type II secretion system protein, with protein sequence MTKKIHNSFTLIELLVVIAIIGILASLLLPSLSKARKTSLSAVCNKQMRQIIIAEHMYTSDNNGEFVYVRDDSGTGVWDMYLAQNYMNAPISDAVRKPVNINITETSHPAIYNAMKKIILCPNDTKWKSSIAGTLRRTYAKSMRTSGVNTIYDNLNITSIERPSEIFQFIEQQYSTNILAKVSHAGYLDAARWQLMANALPKLTFHKSSHYNYAFVDGSVRLKEAFTAAAGDHWRP
- a CDS encoding SGNH/GDSL hydrolase family protein, whose translation is MKTKLLKIILLSSLAFVSYAVEQGSFEEKSNRYSWACSPIEGLPNVLLVGDSISIGYTLQVRQYLKGKANLYRPMTDDGGPQNGGDAGGGKRSLKKWLGDTKWDVIHFNWGLHDLKRMGRENGKSVSRADISPRVSIEQYKQDLQDCIDIMNASGAKLIFGNTTAYPAGVQPVRLPEDAIKYNAAAAEVMQKNAIPINDLYALTHNRLAELQSPKNVHFTELGSAVIGKQVASVISKHLGIEITLPLYNTAKEALDAGDKFKKEEEFEEAIEAYKFSASLALSRAGKFRPLKYISDLSYKMQVWEDNYEANQAIIALPRASNRDRAIAYLHEAKMNDQLNKPEKTKASLNKLKEIEKDIPPYLKNLYLTLKQCLVTSI
- a CDS encoding RNA polymerase sigma factor: MSDIYKTRKTLLLRIKDQYNDDAWAEFSEVYKRYIYAIIRRMNINAADADDIVQRIMMNLWKKLPTMTYDEQKSFRAFLSVVTKHEVLDFIDQGKRQVKRDQKAFDEDYLNSIRLPEIETIAKSEWQIYLTNRAFAIMAKDYDELAVEGFRMCLKGASVAEVAKYMEAEEKVVYNLRFRMKERFAKEINKLRQDLE